The Rhinatrema bivittatum unplaced genomic scaffold, aRhiBiv1.1, whole genome shotgun sequence genome has a window encoding:
- the LOC115082520 gene encoding zinc finger protein 271-like, translated as MYCERGFSQNSNLIKHQRIHTGEKPFTCTHCEKSFNNKPSLIRHQRIHTGERPYKCHECEKCFIQSSDLSRHQRIHTGERPYKCNECDKTFRQGSILIQHQRIHTEERPYQCSVCQKRFNNKPSLNRHLRTHTGEKPYHCTDCEKSFNQKSNLIKHQKIHAGENSAFYMEWEQSFTENSGFSCYHRRINMRERPFKCVECEKSFCDSSSLSKHQRIHTGERPYKCSECDKSFIQSSDLSKHMRTHTGERPYACTECDKSFSQASVLIQHQIIHTQERPYRCLECEKSFNQKSNLIKHQRIHTGERPYECTECGKTFSYQSVLIRHHSTHTGEKPYKCTECEKSFSQNSHLISHKRMHTGERPFVCNVCGKSFNNKPILVRHLRSHMDERPFKCTECEKSFIQSSDLSIHLRSHTGERPYKCTECDKCFSYQSGLIKHQKLHSSLETLTVKSPLYVMNVG; from the coding sequence ATGTACTGTGAGAGAGGCTTCAGCCAGAACTCCAATCTTATAAAACATCAGCGCATCCACACTGGGGAAAAGCCTTTCACATGTACGCATTGTGAGAAAAGCTTCAATAACAAACCTAGTCTTATAAgacatcagagaatccacacggGGGAGAGACCCTATAAATGTCATGAGTGTGAGAAGTGCTTCATTCAAAGCTCAGATCTCAGCAGACATCAGAGAATTCACACGGGGGAGAGGCCATACAAATGTAATGAGTGCGATAAAACCTTCAGACAGGGCTCCATTCTGATTCAACATCAGAGAATTCATACAGAAGAGCGACCCTACCAGTGCAGTGTATGTCAAAAACGCTTTAATAATAAACCAAGCCTCAATCGGCACTTGCGgacccacacaggagagaaaccataccACTGTACAGACTGTGAGAAGAGCTTTAACCAAAAATCAAACCTCATCAAACATCAGAAGATCCATGCAGGAGAGAACTCTGCTTTCTACATGGAATGGGAAcaaagctttacagagaactctGGCTTCAGCTGCTACCACCGAAGGATCAATATGAGAGAGAGACCCTTCAAATGTGTggaatgtgagaaaagcttctgtgacagttccagcctcagtaaacatcagagaatccacactggggagagaccttataagtgttctgaatgtgataaaagcttcattcAGAGCTCAGATCTCAGTAAACATATGAGGactcacacaggagagagaccgtATGCATGTacagaatgtgataaaagcttcagtcagGCCTCCGTCCTGATTCAACATCAGATAATCCACACTCAAGAAAGACCATACAGATGTCTGGAGTGTGAGAAAAGCTTCAATCAGAAATCAAATTTAATTAAGCATCAAAGAATCCACACTGGGGAGAGGCCCTATGAATGTACAGAATGTGGGAAAACGTTCAGTTATCAATCAGTTCTGATCAGACATCATAGTACTCACACGGGGGAAAAGCCttataaatgtactgaatgtgagaaaagcttcagCCAGAACTCACATCTTATTAGTCATAAGAGAATGCATACCGGGGAAAGACCATTTGTATGTAACGTGTGTGGAAAGAGCTTCAATAACAAGCCAATTCTCGTGCGACACCTGAGAAGTCACATGGATGAGAGACCCTTTAAGTGtacagaatgtgagaaaagcttcatTCAGAGCTCAGACCTTAGTATCCACTTGAGGTCACATACAGGAGAAAGACCTTACAAATGTACTGAATGCGATAAATGTTTTAGCTACCAGTCAGGTCTCATTAAACACCAGAAACTCCACTCCAGTTTAGAGACACTAACAGTGAAGAGTCCTTTATATGTAATGAATGTGGGATGA